The following nucleotide sequence is from Mucilaginibacter sp. cycad4.
CTTTCCGTTAGTGTCAATATCACCAACGTTGGCTCGAAGGCCGGTAAAGAAATTGTTCAACTTTACCTGAGCGCCCCACAAGGCACGCTTGACAAACCCCTGGAGGAGTTAAAAGGCTTTTCGAAAACAAGACTGCTCGAGCCAGGAGAAACACAAACACTTACATTTACGATTCGACCAAAAGATCTGGCGTCATTTAACACCGCTTTATCGGCCTGGGTGGCGGATGCAGGAAAATACATCGTTAGAATCGGTGCTTCGAGTGAAGATATTAAACTCAACAAGGAATTTAAACTGGTCAAATCTGTGGTCGTCGAGAAAGTTCAGCATGTTTTGGTTCCGCAAGTATCCATAACAGAATTAAAAATGGATTCGAAATAAATTTCCATACAAAGAAATATTGACCCTTTAAAAAAGGCAATGCAAACACATTACGTAGTCAAGACGGGTGTTTTGCATTGCTTTCAACATCATCCCTGCGCCAGCTTTCTCCTCGATAAAAGAACAACCCAACATTATAAATCATGAAAGTAAAAGATAAAACCATAATTGTTACCGGTGCCGGCAGCGGCCTGGGTAGGGCTTTAGTGATAATCTTGCTTAACAGGGGGGCCAAGGTAATTGCGTTGGACATTAATGCCGCCAGTTTAAAAGAAACGGTTGTACACAGCCAACATAGCAGTGATGTCATATTCACTTATCAATTAGACATTGCGGATAAAGAAGCTGTAGAACAAACTGCAAAAATCATCTTGTCAAAACACAAGCATGTGGATGGATTAATTAACAATGCGGGCATCATACAGCCATTCGTCAAATTCAATGACGTTAGCTATGAAACCATTGAACGAGTGTTTAAGATCAATTTATTCGGCACGATTTACCTAACCAAGGCATTTCTACCTCATTTAATAACGCAACAGCAGGCGCATATTATCAATATTGCCAGTATGGGTGGCTTCCTTCCCGTACCCGGTCAAACAATATACTGTGCGGCCAAAGCAGGCGTTAAATTATTGACAGAGGGGCTGATCTCTGAACTTACAGAAAGTAATATTGAGGTTACGATTGTTTTTCCCGGCGCCATGAATACCAATATTATGGCCAATTCAGGTTTAAAACAGCCAACTTCAGAACCAGATAAAAAACAGCCGAAAACAATGACACCTGCAATGGCGGCAATCCAGATTATCAATGCGATGGAGGCAGGCAAAACACGTGTTTTCGTTGGTTCGGATTCGAGATTTATGGACTGGCTCTATAGGATCTCACCACGTTTTGCCGCGCAAATGATCTACAAAAAAATGAGATCAAAATTGAATTAATACAATTTTATTGTCCCACGCTTCCACTCGTTCGAAGCAGTAGTAGAAATCCTGGGCTTCGGCAGGCAGCCGGATTGTTATTTATAAATTCGCAATACCTGCGCGTTCAGAAGTGGCTTTGAATTACGCAACTAAAAAACTTTGCTAAATCAATATTTTGGATAGCCAGAATTAAATACCCATCCTATAAAAGAATAACCGAGAATACTTGCAGGGGATATCTTCCTTAAAGATCAGAGTACCGTTACAGCTAGCATTTGATCCTGGAAGGTCTCGCAGATAATGAAAAAGCATTGTAAAATTCAACGAATTTATGTGTATCATCTCTGTCTTTTGATCCCATATACAGGTAAAATTTTCAGGGACAACGAAACCATCTTCTTTCGCAAATCCCTGGGCGTATCACTTAATGCCAGCATAAATGCGCCCAATCCGGTGTCAGTGGTTGCCTGTATTTGGTCTGTGGTAAACAATAACCAAACTGGAAGAACAATCCCAATAGTTGTTCGCAGTCCTTCGTAAAAGCTCTCACTTTTGAAAAAAGCAACACTAACTTGCAACGGCCCAAGGCGCAAAGATTTCATATTTACTTTAATGCGAAACAAATACCATGCATAGTATTTGTTTCGCAAAACTGTTTATTTATGTTGACAAAATCATTCTCCTTTTTTTAAATTTAGATATCTTTCATTTTAGAGCTAAATAAGTTCTCAAAAACTGAAAATCGGAAGGCCTTCAGTCTGACGTGAATGACATTAGATGTTATAAA
It contains:
- a CDS encoding SDR family oxidoreductase, encoding MKVKDKTIIVTGAGSGLGRALVIILLNRGAKVIALDINAASLKETVVHSQHSSDVIFTYQLDIADKEAVEQTAKIILSKHKHVDGLINNAGIIQPFVKFNDVSYETIERVFKINLFGTIYLTKAFLPHLITQQQAHIINIASMGGFLPVPGQTIYCAAKAGVKLLTEGLISELTESNIEVTIVFPGAMNTNIMANSGLKQPTSEPDKKQPKTMTPAMAAIQIINAMEAGKTRVFVGSDSRFMDWLYRISPRFAAQMIYKKMRSKLN